A genomic segment from Lytechinus variegatus isolate NC3 chromosome 10, Lvar_3.0, whole genome shotgun sequence encodes:
- the LOC121423372 gene encoding uncharacterized protein LOC121423372 → MSPITTLLLCLSLSLISLVQGCPNDFDEAEGVADLMGDEELEGLDEMPMMAAGATGEGEGDGEGLSAQDQLLAFHERDRRGASLNKKYDGISNLDRSITDYSSTLMLCRVGDICKKAFKNKFNCKCNQLTYCVASGRYYDARCSYSAVGLVFYQP, encoded by the exons ATGTCACCGATCACCACTCTACTTCTATGCCTGAGCCTTAGCCTCATCTCCCTGGTCCAAGGCTGCCCTAATGATTTCGATGAAGCTGAAGGCGTCGCCGATCTCATGGGCGACGAAGAGCTCGAAGGACTAGATGAGATGCCGATGATGGCGGCCGGTGCGACCGGGGAAGGAGAGGGGGACGGTGAAGGACTCAGCGCCCAGGACCAACTCTTAGCTTTCCACGAACGAGACAGGAGAGGGGCGAGCTTGAATAAGAAATATGACGGCATCAGCAATTTAGATCGCTCAATCACAGACTACTCATCAACCCTGATG CTATGTAGAGTCGGAGACATTTGCAAGAAAGcgtttaaaaacaaattcaacTGCAAGTGCAACCAACTTACTTACTGCGTCGCAAGCGGAAGGTATTACGATGCACGATGCAGCTACAGCGCTGTGGGACTTGTCTTCTACCAGCCGTAA